A DNA window from Microcystis aeruginosa NIES-843 contains the following coding sequences:
- a CDS encoding histidine triad nucleotide-binding protein has translation MSETIFSKIIRKEIPASIVYEDDLVLAFRDVNPQAPTHILIIPKKPIPKLEEASDSDRDLLGHLLLTVKKVAAEAKLSQGYRVVINNGEHGGQTVDHLHVHLLGDRLMAWPPG, from the coding sequence ATGAGCGAGACTATTTTTAGCAAAATTATCCGTAAAGAAATTCCTGCCTCGATCGTTTATGAAGATGATCTGGTTCTCGCTTTTCGAGATGTTAATCCCCAAGCACCCACCCATATCCTCATTATCCCCAAAAAACCGATTCCGAAACTAGAGGAAGCCAGCGACAGCGATCGCGATTTATTGGGGCATTTGTTACTAACTGTTAAAAAGGTGGCCGCCGAAGCTAAATTAAGTCAAGGTTATCGCGTGGTGATCAATAATGGGGAACATGGGGGTCAAACCGTCGATCATCTTCATGTCCATCTCTTAGGCGATCGCCTAATGGCTTGGCCTCCGGGTTAA